From the Clostridium sp. Marseille-P299 genome, the window GTGCAGAAAAGGAGTGATTATCTTGTACAAAATTATAAAAAAGTCCTGCTTCTTCCATTTTTGCTTGTGACCAAGATTCAAAAAACCAACCTCTGTGATCTCCGAAAACTTGAGGCTCTATTATGTAGACATCTTCTACATCTGTTTTAATTACGTTCATTTTACCACCATTTCCTTTCAGTATATTATTTTGCCATCTGCTACTTGTTTTAAGTGTGCTCCATACGCGGACTTTCCATACAAAGTTGCAGACTCCATTAGTTTTTCTTTTGTTATCCACCCATTTTTAAATGCAATTTCTTCAATTGCTGCTATTTTAATTCCTTGACGATTTTCAAGAACTTTTACAAATTCGGTGGACTCCGCTAATGCGTCAATTGTTCCAGTATCAAGCCAAGCATATCCCCTACCAAGTGTAATAACATCAAGAGAACCATCTTCCAGATACATTTTATTTAAATCTGTAATCTCAAGTTCTCCGCGGTGGGAAGGTTTTACCTTCTTTGCAAAATCACACACACGATTGTCATAGAAATACAATCCAGTGACACAGTAATTGGATTTTGGATTCTTTGGCTTCTCTTCAAGAGAAATAACTTTACCATTGTCATCAAATTCAACGATTCCAAAACGCTCTGGATCATCTACATAATATCCAAACACAGTAGCGCCATGCTCTTTTGCTGCTGCTTTTTTAAGATGATTCGTAAGTCCATTTCCATAAAATATATTATCCCCAAGAACCATTGCACAGGAGTCTCCTGCAATGAACTCTTCCCCAATAATAAAAGC encodes:
- the rfbA gene encoding glucose-1-phosphate thymidylyltransferase RfbA, yielding MKGIILAGGSGTRLYPLTMVTSKQLLPVYDKPMIYYPLSTLMLAGIQDILIISTPHDLPNFKKLLGDGSNYGIKLSYAEQPSPDGLAQAFIIGEEFIAGDSCAMVLGDNIFYGNGLTNHLKKAAAKEHGATVFGYYVDDPERFGIVEFDDNGKVISLEEKPKNPKSNYCVTGLYFYDNRVCDFAKKVKPSHRGELEITDLNKMYLEDGSLDVITLGRGYAWLDTGTIDALAESTEFVKVLENRQGIKIAAIEEIAFKNGWITKEKLMESATLYGKSAYGAHLKQVADGKIIY